The following are from one region of the Cyanobium gracile PCC 6307 genome:
- a CDS encoding autotransporter outer membrane beta-barrel domain-containing protein has translation MVDASGPYATDYTLGEAGGTVDTNGNIASFNGVFSGSGPFGFTNTGVGGGINLSADNPYRGFTTINNGAVVLINGSIASSAGLLVQSGGTVGGNGFLPFTTINPGGSIAPGNSIGTLTAAALNLNGGTIRAEIQGPQVDRINVTGAVGTFSGTATLTGFGGGGPWPGLSYTIVAAPNSPDFATPGSLMLQPVSVPSALLNLGTTLIQEADGNPRTFDVRWQPRNGQGATTSALQLLGQGGVNQLATAGAFDRVFQSLAIGAGGNANNTGAPIGTTGFTTDQAAASGVSADFLGATAALLGLTSGSQLSAAIDSLSPEPYAAFQSVGLETLKRQRKLLMAQAGSCRATGWVVRAEALASGKRSPSPWCVFALAANGSSTIDGGGGLSGYRSGVFSSFIGVEVRPGPGWTVGLAYGRGTSSLNNMALTNASVTAGVNSMSFYGVYQPTDRWNVRGLVGYANFKGNGSRLVAFIGNGSAIDAATNANGYNVAINADYRIDLTGPTARTPVTVKPLLGLAWGGYQQLSFGELDGGPLNLQVQGHTANSLVGTVGLELATGPIPLNRSNTTAITPRLAVAYQVDALGNDAASRSITSSFSSAPAAGTFITQGQNRGVNAFVVDGGVDLKVAENASVYAGIGYEVFSNGSQFTYSGGVKVKF, from the coding sequence GTGGTGGATGCATCAGGGCCCTATGCCACTGACTACACCCTTGGGGAAGCGGGTGGAACGGTCGACACCAATGGAAACATCGCGAGTTTCAACGGCGTGTTCTCCGGCAGCGGCCCCTTCGGATTCACCAACACAGGTGTGGGCGGTGGCATCAATCTTTCGGCTGACAACCCCTACAGAGGTTTCACGACGATCAACAACGGCGCTGTTGTTCTGATCAATGGCTCCATAGCCAGCTCTGCAGGCCTGCTTGTGCAGTCAGGCGGAACCGTGGGTGGCAATGGCTTCCTGCCTTTCACCACGATCAATCCCGGTGGGTCCATTGCACCGGGCAATTCCATCGGAACCCTCACGGCCGCGGCTCTGAACCTCAACGGCGGCACGATCCGTGCAGAGATCCAGGGCCCTCAGGTGGACAGGATCAACGTCACCGGCGCGGTGGGAACCTTCTCGGGCACGGCGACGCTGACCGGCTTCGGTGGCGGAGGCCCCTGGCCCGGATTGAGTTACACCATCGTGGCGGCGCCCAACAGCCCGGATTTCGCGACGCCCGGCTCCCTCATGCTCCAGCCTGTCAGTGTTCCGAGTGCCCTGCTGAATCTGGGGACCACCCTGATCCAGGAAGCTGACGGTAATCCCAGAACGTTCGATGTGCGCTGGCAGCCGCGCAACGGCCAAGGCGCCACCACCTCCGCCCTGCAGCTCCTGGGCCAGGGTGGTGTCAATCAGCTGGCGACGGCAGGAGCTTTTGACCGCGTATTCCAGTCGCTCGCGATCGGGGCCGGGGGAAATGCCAACAACACGGGCGCGCCGATCGGTACCACGGGCTTCACGACCGACCAGGCTGCCGCGTCAGGGGTCTCCGCCGACTTCCTGGGGGCCACGGCAGCGCTGCTGGGTCTGACGTCGGGCAGTCAACTCAGCGCGGCGATCGATTCCCTCTCCCCCGAGCCCTACGCCGCCTTCCAGAGCGTCGGGCTGGAGACACTCAAGCGTCAACGCAAACTCCTGATGGCCCAGGCCGGCTCCTGCCGAGCCACCGGCTGGGTGGTGAGGGCTGAAGCCCTGGCATCAGGCAAGAGATCTCCATCGCCCTGGTGCGTGTTCGCCCTGGCGGCCAATGGCAGCAGCACCATCGACGGCGGCGGCGGGCTCTCTGGCTACCGTTCGGGTGTCTTCTCCAGCTTCATCGGAGTTGAGGTCAGACCGGGCCCAGGGTGGACCGTCGGTCTGGCCTATGGGCGAGGCACCTCCTCCCTGAACAACATGGCCCTCACCAATGCCTCCGTCACGGCAGGCGTCAACAGCATGTCATTCTATGGGGTCTATCAACCCACGGACCGCTGGAATGTCCGCGGTCTGGTGGGTTACGCGAATTTCAAGGGAAACGGCAGCCGCCTTGTCGCCTTCATCGGCAACGGATCAGCGATCGATGCGGCAACTAACGCGAATGGCTACAACGTGGCCATCAATGCGGACTACCGCATCGATCTGACAGGTCCGACCGCCAGGACTCCCGTCACCGTCAAGCCGCTTCTGGGTCTGGCGTGGGGTGGCTACCAGCAACTCAGTTTCGGTGAATTGGATGGAGGGCCCCTGAATCTGCAGGTTCAGGGTCATACAGCGAACAGTCTGGTGGGAACAGTGGGCCTGGAACTGGCCACAGGCCCGATCCCCCTCAACAGGAGCAACACCACCGCCATCACTCCCAGACTTGCCGTGGCCTATCAGGTGGATGCCCTTGGCAACGACGCCGCATCCCGCTCCATCACCTCATCGTTCTCCAGCGCTCCGGCGGCCGGCACGTTCATCACCCAGGGGCAGAATCGTGGCGTGAACGCGTTTGTGGTGGACGGTGGGGTGGACCTGAAGGTGGCAGAGAATGCCTCTGTGTATGCCGGCATCGGCTACGAGGTGTTCTCGAACGGCTCCCAGTTCACCTACAGCGGGGGCGTGAAAGTGAAGTTCTAG
- the speB gene encoding agmatinase: MTPELFDTEGAIYMGARREPTGCAVGLFGVPYDGTTSFRPGARFGPAAVREVSSGLESYDPQLDLDLEDLAFADLGAVAIPFGAPEPVVAAVGRATEAVLDLGLAPLMLGGEHSISSGAVAAVAQRYPDLVLVQLDAHADLRQEWLGARHSHACAMRRCLEVLPSGELRQIAIRSGTREEFQELRATGRLVPIDAMAAALAPLRGRPLYLTVDLDWFDPAVLPGTGTPEPGGFHWPQFALLVEELRQHRLVAADVVELAPQLDPSGVSAVLAAKVTRSLLLLLGRAQ, from the coding sequence ATGACCCCGGAGCTGTTCGACACCGAAGGGGCGATCTACATGGGCGCCCGCCGCGAACCCACGGGCTGCGCCGTGGGGCTCTTCGGCGTTCCCTACGACGGCACCACCTCCTTCCGTCCCGGCGCCCGCTTCGGCCCGGCGGCGGTCCGGGAGGTGAGCAGCGGCCTGGAGAGCTACGACCCCCAGCTCGACCTCGATCTCGAGGACCTGGCCTTCGCCGACCTCGGGGCCGTGGCCATCCCCTTCGGTGCCCCCGAGCCGGTGGTGGCGGCCGTGGGCCGGGCCACCGAGGCGGTGCTGGATCTGGGTCTGGCGCCGCTGATGCTGGGCGGTGAGCACTCGATCAGCAGCGGGGCGGTGGCGGCGGTGGCGCAGCGCTATCCCGATCTGGTGCTGGTGCAGCTCGATGCCCACGCCGACCTGCGCCAGGAGTGGCTCGGCGCCCGCCACAGCCACGCCTGCGCCATGCGACGCTGCCTGGAGGTGCTGCCCAGCGGCGAGCTGCGCCAGATCGCCATCCGCAGCGGCACCCGCGAGGAGTTCCAGGAGCTGCGCGCCACCGGCCGCCTGGTGCCGATCGACGCCATGGCGGCGGCGCTGGCACCCCTGCGGGGCCGGCCCCTCTATCTCACCGTCGACCTCGACTGGTTCGATCCGGCGGTGCTGCCGGGCACGGGCACGCCTGAACCCGGTGGCTTCCACTGGCCCCAGTTCGCGCTCCTGGTGGAGGAGCTGCGCCAGCACAGGCTCGTGGCCGCGGACGTGGTGGAGCTGGCCCCCCAGCTCGACCCGAGCGGCGTCAGCGCCGTGCTGGCGGCCAAGGTGACCCGCAGCCTGCTGCTGCTGCTCGGGCGGGCTCAGTAG
- the gcvT gene encoding glycine cleavage system aminomethyltransferase GcvT, producing the protein MDSTPLRRTPLDAAALAAGGRMVPFAGWQMAIQFAGLVQEHNAVRQHCGVFDISHMGVLTLRGQGTKDALQRLVPTDLFRIGPGEACYTVLLNEAGGILDDLIVYDRGRVAGPEGERDEVVLVINAACAEADTAWITSQLEPEGINITDRKGDGVLLALQGPEAPARLEALVGTSLAGLPRFGHRELAIDGAPVFVGRTGYTGEDGFELLLGREAGVALWQRLLAEGVTPCGLGARDTLRLEAAMHLYGNEMDAATTPLEAGLGWLVHLEMPADFIGRAALERQTAEGVARKLVGLKLQGRAIARHGYPVLLDGEPVGEVTSGTWSPTLGEAVALAYVPAAAAKPGTALAVEIRGRAEPAEVVKRPFYRRG; encoded by the coding sequence ATGGACTCCACCCCCCTGCGCCGCACACCCCTGGATGCCGCCGCCCTCGCCGCCGGGGGCCGCATGGTGCCCTTCGCCGGCTGGCAGATGGCGATCCAGTTCGCCGGCCTGGTGCAGGAGCACAACGCCGTGCGCCAGCACTGCGGCGTCTTCGACATCTCCCACATGGGGGTGCTTACCCTGCGGGGCCAGGGCACCAAGGACGCCCTGCAGCGGCTGGTGCCCACCGACCTGTTCCGCATCGGCCCGGGCGAGGCCTGCTACACGGTGCTGCTCAACGAGGCCGGCGGCATCCTTGACGACCTGATCGTCTACGACCGCGGTCGCGTCGCTGGTCCCGAGGGGGAGCGTGATGAAGTGGTGCTGGTGATCAACGCCGCCTGCGCCGAGGCCGACACCGCCTGGATCACCAGCCAGCTGGAGCCCGAAGGGATCAACATCACCGACCGCAAGGGCGACGGGGTGCTGCTGGCCCTGCAGGGCCCGGAGGCCCCCGCCCGCCTCGAGGCCCTGGTGGGCACGAGCCTGGCGGGCCTGCCCCGCTTCGGCCACCGGGAGCTGGCCATCGACGGCGCGCCGGTGTTCGTGGGTCGCACGGGCTACACCGGTGAGGACGGCTTCGAGCTGCTGCTGGGCCGCGAGGCCGGCGTGGCGCTGTGGCAGCGGCTGCTGGCCGAAGGCGTCACCCCCTGCGGCCTCGGCGCCCGCGACACCCTGCGGCTGGAGGCGGCCATGCACCTCTACGGCAACGAGATGGACGCGGCCACCACGCCGCTGGAGGCCGGCCTGGGCTGGCTGGTGCACCTGGAGATGCCGGCCGACTTCATCGGCCGCGCCGCCCTGGAGCGCCAGACCGCCGAGGGAGTGGCACGGAAGCTGGTGGGCCTCAAGCTGCAGGGCCGCGCCATCGCCCGCCACGGCTATCCGGTGCTCCTCGATGGGGAGCCGGTGGGGGAGGTCACCAGCGGCACCTGGTCCCCCACCCTGGGGGAAGCGGTGGCCCTGGCCTACGTGCCTGCTGCCGCGGCGAAGCCCGGCACCGCGCTGGCGGTGGAGATCCGCGGGCGCGCCGAGCCGGCCGAGGTGGTCAAGCGTCCGTTCTACCGGCGCGGCTGA
- a CDS encoding cyclic nucleotide-binding domain-containing protein yields MAVHVDCETFTLPTGAHVFSRGASANAIYAVRRGIVELVGEQGEKTCYRPGELFSYQDITWRELSHRSDAFARTPVEVLRLDRLRFLNLLHNHPTLAVQLIGQQHTRLREQRASGTCCY; encoded by the coding sequence ATGGCCGTACATGTGGATTGTGAAACCTTCACCCTCCCCACCGGAGCCCACGTCTTCAGCCGCGGCGCCAGCGCCAACGCCATCTATGCCGTGCGACGCGGCATCGTCGAGCTGGTGGGCGAGCAGGGCGAAAAAACCTGCTACCGCCCCGGTGAGCTGTTCAGCTACCAGGACATCACCTGGCGCGAACTGAGCCACCGCAGCGATGCCTTCGCCCGCACGCCCGTGGAGGTGCTGCGCCTCGATCGGCTGCGCTTCCTCAACCTGCTGCACAACCACCCCACCTTGGCCGTGCAGTTGATCGGGCAGCAGCACACCCGCCTGCGGGAGCAGCGCGCCAGCGGCACCTGCTGCTACTGA
- the aspS gene encoding aspartate--tRNA ligase: MRSHGCGDLRNDAIGEAVQLGGWVDRRRDHGGVIFIDLRDRSGTVQVTVDPDLAPAAFAVAERLRNETVLRVEGKVRARPAESLNERLATGAIEVLASGITVLNEVRGNLPFPVSVHDEENTREELRLRHRYLDLRRERMGRNLRLRHATVKAARGYLEGEGFIEVETPVLTRSTPEGARDYLVPSRVCGGEWFALPQSPQLFKQLLMVGGIERYYQVARCFRDEDLRADRQPEFTQLDMEMSFMDQEEILALNEGLIAAIWKAVKGIELPLPFPRLTWHEAMARYGTDRPDTRYGMELTDVSDIVRDMGFKVFSGAVAAGGSVKCIGVAGGNEAVSNVRIKPGGDVFSEAQKAGAGGLAFIRVRAGGEIDTIGAIKDNLSAERKAELLERTGATEGTLLLFGAGDTATVNKALDRVRQYLARELGLVPAERDNDRWNFLWVVDFPMFEFNAGENRLEALHHPFCAPNPGDLGGDPGQWATTLPTARAQAYDLVLNGLELGGGSLRIHDSSLQRQVLQTIGLPLEEAERQFGFLMEALDMGAPPHGGIAFGMDRLVMLLVGEESIRDTIAFPKTQQARCLLTRAPADVSEAQLEELHVASTWTEEE; the protein is encoded by the coding sequence ATGCGCAGCCACGGGTGCGGCGATCTGCGCAACGACGCCATCGGTGAGGCTGTCCAGCTGGGCGGTTGGGTCGACCGCCGCCGTGACCACGGCGGGGTGATCTTCATCGACCTGCGCGACCGCAGCGGCACCGTGCAGGTCACGGTGGATCCCGACCTGGCCCCCGCCGCCTTCGCCGTGGCCGAGCGGCTGCGCAACGAGACGGTGCTGCGGGTGGAGGGGAAGGTGCGGGCCCGGCCGGCCGAGTCCCTCAACGAACGGCTGGCCACCGGAGCGATCGAGGTGCTGGCGAGCGGCATCACGGTCCTCAACGAGGTGCGCGGCAACCTGCCCTTCCCGGTGTCGGTCCATGACGAGGAGAACACCCGCGAGGAACTGCGCCTGCGCCACCGCTACCTCGACCTGCGCCGCGAGCGCATGGGCCGCAACCTGCGGCTGCGCCACGCCACCGTGAAGGCCGCCCGCGGCTATCTGGAGGGGGAGGGCTTCATCGAGGTGGAAACGCCGGTGCTCACCCGCTCCACCCCCGAGGGCGCCCGCGATTACCTGGTGCCCAGCCGGGTCTGCGGTGGGGAATGGTTCGCCCTGCCCCAGTCGCCCCAGCTGTTCAAGCAGCTGCTGATGGTGGGGGGCATCGAGCGCTACTACCAGGTGGCCCGCTGCTTCCGCGACGAGGACCTGCGGGCCGACCGCCAGCCGGAGTTCACCCAGCTGGACATGGAGATGAGCTTCATGGACCAGGAAGAGATCCTGGCGCTCAACGAGGGCCTGATCGCCGCCATCTGGAAGGCGGTGAAGGGCATCGAGCTGCCGCTGCCGTTCCCCCGCCTCACCTGGCACGAGGCGATGGCCCGCTACGGCACCGACCGGCCCGACACCCGCTACGGCATGGAGCTCACCGACGTCTCGGACATCGTCCGGGACATGGGCTTCAAGGTGTTCTCCGGCGCCGTGGCGGCCGGCGGCTCGGTGAAGTGCATCGGCGTGGCCGGCGGCAATGAGGCCGTCAGCAACGTGCGTATCAAGCCCGGTGGGGATGTGTTCAGCGAGGCCCAGAAGGCGGGGGCCGGCGGCCTGGCCTTCATCCGGGTGCGGGCGGGCGGTGAGATCGACACGATCGGCGCTATCAAGGACAACCTCTCGGCCGAGAGGAAGGCGGAACTGCTGGAGCGCACCGGCGCCACGGAAGGCACCCTGCTGCTGTTCGGTGCCGGCGACACCGCCACCGTCAACAAGGCCCTCGACCGGGTGCGGCAGTACCTGGCCCGCGAACTGGGCCTGGTGCCGGCCGAGCGGGACAACGACCGGTGGAACTTCCTCTGGGTGGTGGATTTCCCGATGTTCGAGTTCAACGCCGGCGAGAACCGGCTCGAAGCCCTGCACCATCCCTTCTGTGCCCCCAACCCGGGCGACCTGGGCGGCGATCCCGGCCAGTGGGCCACCACCTTGCCCACGGCCCGCGCCCAGGCCTACGACCTGGTGCTCAACGGCCTGGAGCTGGGCGGCGGCTCCCTGCGCATCCACGATTCCTCCCTGCAGCGCCAGGTGCTGCAGACCATCGGCCTGCCGCTGGAGGAGGCCGAACGCCAGTTCGGCTTCCTGATGGAGGCCCTCGACATGGGCGCCCCGCCCCACGGCGGCATCGCCTTCGGCATGGACCGGCTGGTGATGCTGCTGGTGGGTGAGGAGTCGATCCGCGACACGATCGCCTTCCCCAAGACCCAGCAGGCCCGCTGCCTGCTCACCCGCGCCCCGGCCGACGTGAGCGAGGCCCAGCTGGAGGAGCTGCACGTGGCCAGCACCTGGACGGAGGAGGAGTAG
- a CDS encoding CTP synthase, translated as MSAPSATRGHAAKFVFVTGGVVSSIGKGIVAASLGRLLKSRGYSVSILKLDPYLNVDPGTMSPYQHGEVFVTEDGAETDLDLGHYERFTDTAMSRLNSVTTGSIYQAVINKERRGDYNGGTVQVIPHITGEIRERIHRVAANSGADVVITEIGGTVGDIESLPFLEAIREFRGDVGRHDLAYVHVTLLPYIGTSGELKTKPTQHSVKELRSIGIQPDVLVCRSDRPISTDLKAKIGGFCGVQASAVIQALDADSIYAVPLAMESEGLCRQVLDVLSLVDHDSDMARWADLVEKLRHPGPAVKVALVGKYVQLNDAYLSVVEALRHACLERDASLDLRWICAEQIESQGAEALLRGMDAVVVPGGFGNRGVDGKVAAIRWAREQRVPFLGLCLGMQCAVIEWARHQAGLEGATSAELDPASPHPVIHLLPEQQDVVDLGGTMRLGVYPCRLTAGTMGQRLYGEEVVYERHRHRYEFNNAYRSLFLESGYEISGTSPDGRLVELIELKDHPFFTACQYHPEFLSRPGKPHPLFRGLIAAAQQRLPGSPSEAVDRVATPVHG; from the coding sequence ATGTCCGCACCGTCCGCCACGCGGGGCCATGCCGCAAAGTTCGTCTTCGTCACCGGCGGGGTGGTGTCCAGCATCGGTAAGGGCATCGTGGCCGCCAGCCTCGGGCGGCTGCTGAAATCCCGCGGCTACAGCGTCTCGATCCTGAAGCTGGATCCCTACCTGAACGTGGATCCGGGCACGATGAGCCCCTACCAGCACGGCGAGGTGTTCGTCACCGAGGACGGCGCCGAGACCGACCTGGACCTGGGCCACTACGAACGCTTCACCGACACGGCCATGTCGCGCCTCAACAGCGTGACCACCGGTTCGATCTACCAGGCGGTGATCAACAAGGAGCGCCGCGGCGACTACAACGGCGGCACCGTCCAGGTGATTCCCCACATCACCGGCGAGATCCGCGAGCGCATCCACCGGGTGGCGGCCAACAGCGGCGCCGACGTGGTGATCACCGAGATCGGCGGCACGGTGGGCGACATCGAGTCGCTGCCGTTCCTGGAGGCCATCCGCGAGTTCCGCGGTGACGTGGGCCGCCACGATCTGGCCTACGTCCACGTCACCCTGCTGCCCTACATCGGCACCTCCGGCGAACTCAAGACCAAGCCCACCCAGCACTCGGTCAAGGAGCTGCGCTCGATCGGCATCCAGCCCGATGTGCTCGTCTGCCGCAGCGACCGGCCCATCAGCACCGACCTCAAGGCCAAGATCGGCGGCTTCTGCGGCGTGCAGGCGAGCGCCGTGATCCAGGCCCTCGATGCCGACAGCATCTATGCCGTGCCCCTGGCGATGGAGAGCGAGGGCCTCTGCCGCCAGGTGCTCGACGTCCTCTCCCTGGTCGACCACGACAGCGACATGGCGCGCTGGGCGGACCTGGTGGAGAAGCTGCGCCACCCCGGCCCGGCGGTGAAGGTGGCCCTGGTGGGCAAGTACGTCCAGCTCAATGACGCCTACCTCTCGGTGGTGGAGGCCCTGCGCCATGCCTGCCTGGAGCGGGACGCCTCCCTCGATCTCCGCTGGATCTGCGCCGAGCAGATCGAGAGCCAGGGCGCCGAGGCCCTGCTGCGGGGCATGGATGCGGTGGTCGTCCCCGGCGGCTTCGGCAACCGCGGCGTCGACGGCAAGGTGGCGGCGATCCGCTGGGCCCGCGAGCAGCGGGTGCCGTTCCTGGGCCTGTGCCTGGGGATGCAGTGCGCCGTGATCGAGTGGGCCCGCCACCAGGCCGGTCTGGAGGGAGCCACCAGCGCCGAGCTGGATCCCGCCTCGCCGCACCCCGTCATCCACCTGCTTCCCGAACAGCAGGACGTGGTCGATCTAGGCGGCACCATGCGCCTGGGGGTGTATCCCTGCCGGCTGACGGCGGGCACCATGGGCCAGCGCCTGTATGGGGAGGAGGTGGTCTACGAGCGCCACCGCCACCGCTACGAGTTCAACAACGCCTACCGCTCCCTGTTCCTGGAATCGGGCTACGAGATCAGCGGCACCTCCCCTGACGGCCGCCTGGTGGAGCTGATCGAACTCAAGGACCACCCCTTCTTCACCGCCTGCCAGTACCACCCGGAGTTCCTCTCCCGCCCCGGCAAGCCCCATCCCCTCTTCCGGGGGCTGATCGCGGCGGCCCAGCAGCGGCTGCCCGGCTCCCCCAGCGAGGCCGTGGACCGTGTCGCCACCCCTGTCCACGGCTGA
- a CDS encoding sigma factor: protein MAVLHRRLRQGVERFDPQRGIRFDTFSYWWIRQGILHSLAA, encoded by the coding sequence ATGGCGGTGCTGCATCGACGCCTGCGGCAGGGGGTGGAGCGGTTCGATCCACAGCGGGGCATCCGCTTCGACACCTTTTCCTACTGGTGGATCCGCCAGGGGATCCTCCATTCCCTCGCCGCCTGA
- a CDS encoding Dps family protein has protein sequence MTTTAPPIDIGIPAAQRQEIAEGLGRVLADSTVLYAKTHGFHWNVTGPMFNTLHLMFMDQYTELWTALDLIAERIRALGFPAPFGGTLYAGLSSIPEAEGVPAALAMVRELVEGHEAVARTIRSVFTLADEANDQPTADLLTQRLQIHEKTAWMLRSLLEG, from the coding sequence ATGACCACCACCGCCCCCCCCATCGACATCGGCATCCCCGCCGCCCAGCGTCAGGAGATCGCCGAGGGCCTCGGCCGGGTCCTGGCCGACAGCACCGTGCTCTACGCCAAGACCCACGGCTTCCACTGGAACGTGACCGGACCGATGTTCAACACGCTCCACCTGATGTTCATGGACCAGTACACCGAGCTCTGGACCGCCCTCGACCTGATCGCCGAGCGCATCCGGGCCCTCGGCTTCCCCGCCCCCTTTGGCGGCACCCTCTATGCCGGCCTCTCCTCGATCCCCGAGGCCGAAGGCGTCCCCGCCGCCCTGGCCATGGTGCGGGAGCTGGTGGAGGGCCATGAGGCCGTGGCCCGCACGATCCGCTCGGTGTTCACCCTGGCCGACGAGGCCAACGACCAGCCCACCGCCGACCTGCTCACCCAGCGGCTGCAGATCCACGAGAAGACGGCCTGGATGCTGAGGAGCCTCCTGGAGGGGTGA
- a CDS encoding carbonic anhydrase, protein MAHSRRHLLRILALAGASVALDTLGPRRAAAAEAAAETEGTLVERLSVCRPGGDPLQELLRRNRDFCRTWQAAERSENPLDRATLLHDTWPMHCQVRPDALAAGQRPWASVLCCADSRVAPEWIFACGAGELFEVRSAGNTAFDAGVASLEYAVAELAVPLILVMGHSGCGAVTAAMASTPLTPLLEELVAPIRANLQPGADLAQAVRHNAAAAAAALPRRSALLRQEVAEGRLTIQAAYFDIGSGEVSLV, encoded by the coding sequence ATGGCACATTCCAGACGCCACCTACTGAGGATCCTCGCCCTGGCGGGGGCCAGCGTGGCCCTGGACACCCTGGGACCCCGGCGGGCGGCGGCCGCGGAGGCGGCGGCGGAGACGGAGGGCACCCTGGTGGAGCGGCTCTCGGTGTGCCGCCCCGGCGGCGACCCTCTCCAGGAGCTGCTGCGCCGCAACCGCGACTTCTGCCGCACCTGGCAGGCGGCCGAGCGCAGCGAGAATCCCCTGGACCGGGCCACTCTGCTGCACGACACCTGGCCGATGCACTGCCAGGTGCGGCCCGATGCCCTGGCGGCCGGCCAGCGGCCCTGGGCCTCGGTGCTCTGCTGCGCCGATTCGCGGGTGGCACCGGAGTGGATCTTCGCCTGCGGTGCCGGGGAGCTGTTTGAGGTGCGCAGTGCCGGCAACACGGCCTTCGATGCGGGGGTGGCCTCGCTGGAGTACGCCGTGGCGGAACTGGCGGTGCCCCTGATCCTGGTGATGGGCCACAGCGGCTGCGGCGCGGTGACGGCCGCCATGGCCAGCACCCCGCTCACCCCCCTGCTGGAGGAGCTGGTGGCACCGATCCGGGCGAACCTGCAGCCGGGTGCCGACCTGGCCCAGGCGGTGCGCCACAACGCCGCCGCCGCCGCCGCCGCCCTGCCCCGGCGCAGTGCCCTGCTGCGCCAGGAGGTGGCGGAGGGGCGGCTGACCATCCAGGCCGCCTACTTCGACATCGGCAGCGGCGAAGTGAGCCTGGTGTGA
- the speE gene encoding polyamine aminopropyltransferase — protein sequence MGPQQPPADACPPGAWVDEELGGVRYGLAATVVEERTSPYQRITIIDSQTYGKGLLLDGCWMTAERQERHYHEPLVHPALCAAAAIERVLVIGGGDGGTARECLRHPGVAHLDMVEIDGLVVELSRRHLPSLGGDAWSDPRFHLTVGDGIAWAANAPAASYDVVLVDGSDPAGPAEGLFNRTFFQHCRRLLRPGGVFATQSESPEAFRQVHIDTVRLLREVFGHADPMYGWVPMYPSGWWSWTFASPEGPRYREPLPERAAAVAPGCSIWSPRWQRGAFEAVPAFVERALADATSQP from the coding sequence ATGGGACCGCAACAGCCACCGGCCGACGCCTGCCCCCCGGGCGCCTGGGTGGACGAGGAGCTGGGCGGGGTGCGCTACGGCCTGGCCGCCACCGTGGTGGAGGAGCGCACCAGCCCCTACCAGCGGATCACCATCATCGACAGCCAGACCTACGGCAAGGGGCTGCTGCTCGATGGCTGCTGGATGACGGCGGAACGGCAGGAGCGGCACTACCACGAACCGCTGGTCCATCCGGCTCTCTGCGCCGCCGCCGCCATCGAGCGGGTGCTGGTGATCGGCGGCGGTGACGGCGGCACCGCCCGGGAATGCCTGCGCCACCCCGGCGTCGCCCACCTCGACATGGTGGAGATCGACGGGCTGGTGGTGGAGCTCTCCCGCCGGCACCTGCCCAGCCTGGGCGGCGACGCCTGGAGCGACCCGCGCTTCCACCTCACCGTCGGCGACGGCATCGCCTGGGCGGCCAACGCCCCCGCCGCCAGCTACGACGTGGTGCTGGTGGACGGCTCCGATCCGGCCGGACCGGCCGAGGGCCTGTTCAACCGCACCTTCTTCCAGCATTGCCGCCGCCTGCTGCGCCCCGGCGGTGTGTTCGCCACCCAGAGCGAATCCCCCGAGGCCTTCCGCCAGGTCCACATCGACACCGTGCGGCTGCTGCGCGAGGTGTTCGGCCACGCCGATCCGATGTACGGCTGGGTGCCGATGTACCCGAGCGGCTGGTGGAGCTGGACCTTCGCCAGCCCCGAAGGACCCCGCTACCGCGAGCCGCTGCCGGAGCGGGCCGCGGCGGTGGCGCCGGGCTGCAGCATCTGGTCGCCCCGCTGGCAGCGGGGGGCCTTCGAGGCGGTTCCGGCCTTCGTGGAGCGCGCGCTGGCCGACGCGACGAGCCAGCCATGA